The following proteins come from a genomic window of Yinghuangia sp. ASG 101:
- a CDS encoding ABC transporter substrate-binding protein, translating into MTEITTVRRPGELWFTRCPVPTATGIAADRGWLADEFAPEGIAVRSLQDIPRDVAADHHYTHALPALFREGGNVPALWARSRGEDTRLVGLTWIEEGQAILVRDDARITGPEDLRGARLALPVHRLPIDFWRAMALRGFEGALSLAGLGLTDAVPVDVPGSTEGQWEGELAALTRGDVDAVYVKGAPAAETASHYGAVVAIDLDAVPDRRVRANNGTPRPITVHRRLLDEHPDLVDRFLAVLLRAASWAHDNPDEVARILGAETGAGATGVADAYRGVGHTSLGIDLSEERLELLASQEEFLATHGFLAGRVDVGAWADPEPLRRAAAGLGG; encoded by the coding sequence ATGACCGAGATCACGACCGTGCGCCGACCGGGCGAACTGTGGTTCACCCGCTGCCCGGTGCCGACCGCCACCGGGATCGCCGCCGACCGGGGCTGGCTGGCCGACGAATTCGCGCCGGAAGGGATCGCGGTGCGGTCCCTCCAGGACATACCGCGCGACGTCGCCGCGGACCACCACTACACCCACGCGCTGCCCGCGTTGTTCCGCGAAGGCGGCAACGTCCCCGCCCTGTGGGCCCGTTCACGCGGCGAGGACACCCGACTCGTCGGACTGACGTGGATCGAGGAGGGCCAGGCGATCCTCGTACGCGACGACGCACGGATCACCGGACCGGAGGACCTGCGCGGTGCCCGACTCGCCCTCCCGGTCCACCGCCTCCCCATCGACTTCTGGCGAGCCATGGCGCTGCGCGGCTTCGAAGGCGCGCTGTCCCTGGCCGGACTGGGCCTGACGGACGCCGTCCCGGTGGACGTGCCCGGTTCGACCGAAGGCCAGTGGGAAGGCGAACTCGCCGCCCTCACCCGGGGCGACGTGGACGCCGTGTATGTCAAAGGCGCCCCGGCGGCGGAGACGGCGTCGCATTACGGCGCGGTCGTCGCGATCGACTTGGACGCCGTTCCCGACAGGCGCGTCCGCGCCAACAACGGCACACCCCGCCCGATCACCGTCCACCGCCGCCTGCTCGACGAACACCCCGACCTGGTGGACCGGTTCCTGGCCGTGCTGCTGCGTGCCGCGTCCTGGGCACACGACAATCCCGACGAAGTCGCCCGCATCCTGGGCGCCGAGACCGGAGCCGGCGCGACCGGCGTCGCCGACGCCTACCGAGGCGTCGGGCACACCTCGCTCGGCATCGACCTGTCCGAGGAACGCCTCGAACTCCTGGCTTCACAGGAAGAGTTCCTTGCCACGCACGGATTCCTCGCCGGCCGCGTGGACGTCGGTGCCTGGGCCGACCCCGAGCCGCTGCGCCGCGCGGCGGCAGGCCTTGGCGGCTGA
- a CDS encoding ABC transporter ATP-binding protein: MACHHPVHGKPAFTGLPVAVNAPIAASPGRSDAAAPDTLLLHARDVHVAYGKTPVLQGVSLALRPGACTALVGESGAGKTTLARALAGLEVPARGDLSVHGATVPWPVEARGADVRRDVQYVFQNPYRALNPRLTVRRTLGAVVKHCFATDRAETERRVLAALERVALPPRTADARPRDLSGGERQRVAIARALLAEPAVLICDEITSALDVSVQAGVLDVLAQLRADGLATLFVTHDLGVVRAIADDVAVLHRGRVIELGPADTVLDAPREDYTRTLVAAAPRLAPTPTRTEERKSR; encoded by the coding sequence GTGGCCTGCCACCACCCGGTGCACGGGAAACCGGCGTTCACGGGCCTTCCCGTCGCGGTGAACGCCCCAATCGCCGCATCCCCCGGCCGCAGCGACGCCGCAGCACCCGACACCCTCCTGCTGCATGCCCGGGACGTGCACGTCGCCTACGGCAAAACCCCCGTCCTGCAGGGGGTTTCGCTGGCACTGCGGCCCGGCGCCTGCACGGCGCTGGTGGGCGAGTCGGGCGCGGGCAAGACGACCCTCGCCCGGGCCCTCGCCGGACTCGAAGTACCCGCCCGAGGAGACCTGTCCGTGCACGGCGCGACCGTACCGTGGCCGGTCGAGGCACGCGGCGCGGACGTGCGGCGCGACGTGCAATACGTGTTCCAGAACCCCTACCGCGCGCTGAACCCGCGCCTGACGGTGCGCCGAACGCTGGGCGCGGTCGTGAAACACTGCTTCGCCACCGACCGCGCCGAAACCGAGCGCCGCGTGCTGGCCGCCCTCGAGCGCGTGGCGCTGCCGCCGCGCACGGCCGACGCCCGACCACGCGACCTGTCCGGCGGCGAGCGGCAACGCGTCGCCATCGCACGTGCGCTCCTGGCCGAACCGGCGGTGCTGATCTGCGACGAGATCACCTCCGCGCTGGACGTGTCCGTGCAGGCCGGCGTCCTCGACGTGCTCGCGCAGCTGCGCGCGGACGGGCTCGCGACGTTGTTCGTCACCCACGACCTGGGCGTGGTGCGCGCGATCGCCGACGACGTGGCGGTGCTCCACCGAGGACGCGTCATCGAGCTCGGGCCCGCGGACACCGTCCTGGACGCGCCGCGCGAGGACTACACCCGCACCCTCGTCGCCGCCGCGCCACGCCTCGCGCCGACGCCCACCCGAACCGAGGAACGGAAATCCCGATGA
- a CDS encoding ABC transporter permease, which yields MSAVDVSSAAPAETGAAAGPAARGGGGPLSAVLRDRQVRVGGAVTLLVVLIALVGPYAAPHATDALVGATYDAPGADTPLGTDYLGHDVLSRVLSGGRSVVLMTVSAAALALIAGTALGVAAAFAAGFGPGRRGRALDRVLTWIADVLLAFPNVVMVLLVVAMFGRERWLMVATVALTLLPGTLRLARASAIGVIHQEFVQAARLTGYPKRELVTREVLPNIAAPLLVHLGTMLTWAVELLAGMAFLGYGVTAPAADWGLMINENRGGLRLQPWGVVVPVLLIAAFALGTNAMAEGAARATGEGGARRAARRSAWRRPGTGRTASGNTDGTTNTVKANGKERAA from the coding sequence GTGAGCGCGGTGGATGTGTCGAGTGCGGCACCGGCGGAAACGGGCGCGGCGGCCGGGCCGGCCGCACGCGGCGGCGGTGGACCGCTCTCCGCGGTGCTGCGGGACCGTCAGGTCCGCGTCGGTGGCGCGGTCACGCTGCTGGTCGTGCTGATCGCGCTCGTCGGGCCGTACGCCGCCCCCCACGCCACCGACGCGCTCGTCGGAGCGACATACGACGCGCCTGGCGCGGACACGCCGCTGGGCACCGACTACCTCGGCCACGACGTCCTCTCGCGCGTCCTCTCCGGCGGACGCTCGGTGGTCCTGATGACGGTGAGCGCGGCGGCGCTCGCGCTCATCGCCGGAACAGCGCTGGGCGTTGCCGCCGCGTTCGCGGCCGGCTTCGGGCCCGGCCGACGCGGACGGGCGCTCGACCGCGTCCTCACCTGGATCGCGGACGTGCTGCTGGCCTTCCCGAACGTGGTGATGGTGCTCCTCGTGGTCGCGATGTTCGGCCGCGAACGGTGGCTGATGGTGGCGACCGTGGCCCTGACGCTCCTCCCGGGCACCCTCCGCCTCGCGCGGGCGTCCGCGATCGGGGTCATCCACCAGGAGTTCGTCCAGGCCGCACGGCTGACCGGGTACCCGAAGCGGGAGTTGGTAACGCGCGAAGTGCTGCCGAACATCGCCGCTCCCCTGCTGGTGCACCTCGGGACGATGCTCACCTGGGCGGTCGAACTGCTGGCCGGGATGGCCTTCCTCGGCTACGGCGTGACCGCGCCGGCCGCCGACTGGGGCCTGATGATCAACGAGAACCGGGGCGGCCTGCGGCTCCAGCCCTGGGGCGTCGTGGTGCCCGTCCTGCTCATCGCGGCGTTCGCGCTCGGCACCAACGCGATGGCCGAAGGTGCGGCGCGGGCCACGGGTGAGGGCGGGGCACGACGCGCCGCCCGTCGGTCGGCGTGGCGTCGTCCCGGTACGGGCCGAACCGCGTCCGGGAACACGGATGGGACGACGAACACGGTGAAGGCGAACGGAAAGGAGCGTGCGGCGTGA
- a CDS encoding ABC transporter permease: protein MRRVLSGVLAVAAVSVVVFAATQALPSDPARTVLGPEAPQSSVDELRRQLGLDRPVTAQYWAWLSGVLRGDLGTSLDSHVPVGHIVSERLGNTLALVACATGVSVLLALLLGTLAAVYRDRVVDRVVTSAAVAAQALPAFVTAVVLVIVFSTTVFHVLPAASLIEPGRSPWDRPDYLVLPAAALVLSVTPYLLRQVRAAVAEALDSDYVAAARLRGVPEARLLVRHVLPNSLVPLVQAIALTLSVLLGGSLVVEAAFTYPGLGGALNGAVQVRDVPVVQAAVLVVAAGVVAVNLLADLATVLLTPALRTGAAS from the coding sequence GTGCGCCGTGTGCTGTCGGGGGTACTGGCCGTGGCGGCGGTGTCGGTGGTGGTGTTCGCCGCCACGCAGGCCCTGCCGTCCGACCCGGCACGCACCGTCCTGGGTCCCGAGGCACCGCAGTCGTCCGTGGACGAACTGCGCCGGCAACTCGGCCTGGACCGCCCCGTCACCGCACAGTACTGGGCGTGGCTGAGCGGAGTGCTGCGCGGCGACCTGGGTACGTCACTCGACTCGCACGTGCCCGTGGGCCACATCGTCTCCGAACGTCTGGGCAACACACTGGCGTTGGTGGCGTGCGCGACCGGGGTTTCCGTGCTGCTCGCGCTGTTGCTGGGGACGCTCGCCGCGGTGTACCGGGACCGGGTCGTCGACCGCGTGGTCACGTCCGCGGCGGTCGCGGCGCAGGCGCTGCCCGCGTTCGTCACCGCCGTCGTGCTCGTCATCGTGTTCTCCACCACGGTGTTCCACGTGCTGCCCGCCGCGTCGCTGATCGAACCCGGCCGGTCGCCGTGGGACCGGCCCGACTACCTGGTGCTGCCCGCCGCGGCTCTTGTGCTTTCCGTCACGCCGTACCTGCTGCGCCAGGTGCGGGCCGCGGTCGCCGAGGCGCTGGACTCGGATTACGTTGCGGCGGCCCGTCTGCGCGGGGTGCCCGAGGCGCGGTTGCTCGTCCGGCACGTGCTTCCGAACTCCCTGGTGCCGCTGGTGCAGGCGATCGCGCTCACGTTGAGCGTGCTGCTCGGGGGGTCGCTGGTGGTCGAGGCCGCGTTCACCTACCCGGGGTTGGGCGGCGCGCTCAACGGGGCTGTGCAGGTGCGTGATGTCCCGGTTGTGCAGGCGGCGGTGCTCGTGGTGGCGGCCGGGGTCGTCGCGGTGAACCTGCTCGCCGATCTGGCGACGGTGCTGCTGACGCCCGCGCTGCGGACCGGGGCGGCGTCGTGA
- a CDS encoding ABC transporter substrate-binding protein produces the protein MSHPDTSPSRHPSRRRFLGGAAVGAGVLLGGGLLAACGGSDGGAAQPATGGGASGTPVRGGRIRLGVIDGNQSGDLDAHKPIGNGSIIRGFALYAKPWEWSAEMEPAFALAESAEISPDATTWTVRLKQGLEFHHGKTITADDFVFSARRLTDPQLASPYAGLLSYVDRERIEKLDDRTVRFHFRDGMGFVPFPENFTNFGGIVPVDYDPRNPVGAGPYKLKEFAPGRRSLFTRFENYFKDGQPYADELEIIDFKDEQSRIAALQAGQIDLANAIAADQLRLLRSDGRVRTVISQTNGWQSFDLNLAKAPFTDERVRTAFRLLVDRQELVDRALSGQGRIGNDLYSPQDPTFNATLPQRTRDVERARQLLRDAGVSDLSLDLVTGPDPTGEAAALVFATQAKQAGITINVKKVDSATFNGPQRTDWTISTNKLLTESFLVSGLHLDAPGSNNNKTHFSDPRFTELFSQALSEPDTAKRAPLVAEMQRIQYDKGGLIIWGFVDNIDVAAKRVGGVAEEHTQFSTWRFEKLWLS, from the coding sequence GTGAGCCACCCCGATACCTCTCCGTCCCGTCATCCTTCCCGCCGCAGATTTTTGGGCGGTGCCGCGGTCGGCGCCGGCGTGCTGCTCGGCGGCGGACTCCTGGCCGCGTGCGGCGGCTCCGACGGCGGTGCCGCGCAGCCGGCCACCGGTGGAGGGGCCTCCGGAACCCCGGTGCGCGGCGGCCGGATTCGGCTCGGCGTCATCGACGGCAACCAGAGCGGCGACCTGGACGCCCACAAGCCGATCGGCAACGGCTCGATCATCCGCGGTTTCGCGTTGTACGCGAAGCCGTGGGAGTGGAGCGCCGAGATGGAACCGGCGTTCGCGCTCGCCGAGTCCGCCGAGATCAGCCCGGATGCGACGACGTGGACCGTCCGCCTCAAGCAGGGCCTGGAGTTCCACCACGGCAAGACCATCACGGCCGACGATTTCGTGTTCTCCGCTCGTCGCCTGACCGATCCCCAACTGGCGTCGCCGTACGCCGGGTTGCTGTCGTACGTGGACCGCGAACGGATCGAGAAACTGGACGACCGCACGGTCCGCTTCCACTTCAGGGACGGCATGGGTTTCGTGCCGTTCCCGGAGAACTTCACGAACTTCGGCGGCATCGTGCCGGTCGACTACGACCCGCGTAACCCGGTCGGTGCCGGACCGTACAAGCTCAAGGAGTTCGCTCCGGGACGGCGTTCGCTGTTCACCCGGTTCGAGAACTACTTCAAGGACGGGCAGCCGTACGCCGACGAACTGGAGATCATCGACTTCAAGGACGAACAGTCCCGCATCGCCGCGCTCCAGGCCGGGCAGATCGACCTCGCGAACGCCATCGCCGCCGACCAGCTCCGGCTGCTGCGCTCAGACGGCCGGGTGCGGACCGTGATATCGCAGACCAACGGCTGGCAGAGCTTCGACCTCAACCTGGCCAAAGCGCCGTTCACCGACGAACGAGTCCGCACCGCCTTCCGGCTCCTGGTGGACCGTCAGGAACTGGTGGACCGGGCGTTGTCCGGCCAGGGCCGCATCGGCAACGACCTCTATTCACCGCAGGATCCGACGTTCAACGCGACCCTGCCGCAGCGCACGCGCGACGTCGAACGGGCCAGGCAACTCCTGCGCGACGCCGGGGTGTCCGACCTCAGCCTCGACCTCGTCACCGGTCCCGACCCGACCGGCGAGGCCGCCGCCCTGGTGTTCGCCACCCAGGCGAAGCAGGCGGGGATCACGATCAACGTCAAGAAGGTGGACTCCGCGACGTTCAACGGCCCCCAGCGCACGGACTGGACGATCAGCACCAACAAACTGCTCACCGAGTCGTTCCTGGTCAGCGGCCTGCACCTGGACGCGCCCGGATCGAACAACAACAAGACGCACTTCTCCGACCCCCGCTTCACGGAGTTGTTCTCACAGGCCTTGTCCGAGCCCGACACGGCCAAGCGTGCCCCGCTGGTCGCCGAGATGCAGAGGATCCAGTACGACAAGGGCGGCTTGATCATCTGGGGGTTCGTGGACAACATCGACGTGGCCGCCAAGCGCGTCGGCGGCGTCGCCGAGGAGCACACCCAGTTCTCGACGTGGCGCTTCGAGAAGCTCTGGTTGTCATGA
- a CDS encoding LLM class flavin-dependent oxidoreductase, with protein MPDQRVKILWYLTAPDGPYPWEAAGRWETGFDHMRQLAATIDRLGFYGALLGTSSDDGLTTAAALAAETRTMRFLTAVYPGLVTPAKLAQIARTIDRFSGERLLFNVVNGNDAGVAGYGLHLDHDTRYDFSAEYWDAFQHVYQGELSAYRGKFTDIAARRNDDGPLSAWRHTFPGGKRAELWGAGTSPAGVAHAVNLFDVYLSFADTPQRLGEKFRRVGAEAAKLGRTLRYGTRLQVIVRETDEEAWDAAAKLLTRTSADTARGLTARQFPPGQDVDSYEPAPDADPRIARRLAALRAGRLPAVRDLEIHPNVWAGPSMFGFDVVHPGAGIYLVGSAENVAARIREYRAHGTEAFILSGFPLIAEAQRVADLLFPLLDLDHGFDVPVLREKSRGAEWDAGGKGAAGAASAADRTAATAGDGPPADAGFTLPAVV; from the coding sequence ATGCCCGACCAGCGGGTCAAGATCCTGTGGTACCTGACCGCTCCCGACGGCCCCTACCCGTGGGAGGCCGCCGGACGCTGGGAGACCGGCTTCGACCACATGCGGCAGCTCGCGGCGACGATCGACCGCCTGGGTTTCTATGGCGCCCTGCTCGGCACGAGCAGCGACGACGGGCTGACCACCGCCGCGGCGCTGGCCGCCGAGACGCGGACGATGCGCTTCCTGACCGCCGTCTACCCCGGTTTGGTGACGCCTGCGAAACTCGCCCAGATCGCCCGGACCATCGACCGGTTCAGCGGCGAGCGCCTTCTGTTCAACGTCGTCAACGGCAACGACGCAGGTGTGGCCGGTTACGGCCTGCACCTCGACCACGACACGCGCTACGACTTCAGCGCCGAGTACTGGGATGCCTTCCAACACGTATATCAGGGCGAACTCAGCGCCTATCGAGGGAAGTTCACGGATATCGCAGCGCGCCGCAACGACGACGGGCCGCTGTCCGCGTGGCGCCATACCTTCCCCGGCGGCAAGCGCGCCGAACTGTGGGGCGCGGGCACGTCTCCGGCCGGGGTCGCCCACGCCGTGAACCTGTTCGACGTGTATCTCAGCTTCGCGGACACCCCGCAGCGGTTGGGCGAGAAGTTCCGACGTGTGGGCGCCGAGGCCGCCAAGCTCGGCCGAACGCTGCGGTACGGCACCCGGCTCCAGGTCATCGTGCGCGAGACGGACGAGGAAGCCTGGGACGCCGCGGCGAAGCTGCTCACACGCACCAGCGCGGACACCGCACGTGGGCTCACGGCACGCCAGTTCCCGCCCGGCCAGGACGTGGACTCCTACGAGCCCGCGCCCGACGCCGACCCGAGGATCGCCCGCCGACTCGCGGCGCTGCGCGCGGGACGCCTGCCCGCCGTCCGCGACCTGGAGATCCATCCCAACGTGTGGGCCGGGCCGAGCATGTTCGGCTTCGACGTCGTCCACCCCGGCGCGGGCATCTACCTGGTCGGCAGCGCGGAGAACGTGGCCGCGCGCATCCGCGAGTACCGCGCACACGGGACCGAGGCGTTCATCCTGTCCGGTTTTCCGCTGATCGCCGAGGCCCAGCGCGTCGCCGACCTGCTTTTCCCGCTGCTCGACCTCGACCACGGCTTCGACGTGCCGGTGCTGCGCGAGAAGTCGCGCGGCGCGGAGTGGGACGCGGGCGGCAAGGGGGCGGCCGGAGCCGCATCCGCCGCGGACCGTACCGCCGCGACAGCGGGCGACGGCCCGCCCGCCGACGCCGGATTCACGCTGCCGGCCGTCGTCTGA